A segment of the Gossypium hirsutum isolate 1008001.06 chromosome D10, Gossypium_hirsutum_v2.1, whole genome shotgun sequence genome:
TTAGTACATTGACTTCTTCATCGATTATTGCACTGTTCACTTAATTGGTTTCCCCTTTTCTCATTACAGGTTCTTCTTCATCGCACTCTGCCCCGATTTGCtcattacaggttagttttccATAGGTATTTTGTTTGTATTGCATGTTCGATTGAAATGTTAGTTTTCCCCGATTGCATGTTTCTATTactatttcttttcctttgttatgTAATGCAAAGAGTTTTAAGGCTTATGTCAGGCAAGTATGTATTGATACATTGAGCACAATGTCTTTTTTCTGAAATAAAATTGTGTCTTGTATCAATAAAATTGTGTCATGCATCATCCAATCAGTTTTACTGCCTTTCCCTGCACTCCTCTTGTAATAAACCAAGGATTTCTTCAGACCTATGCAATTGTGAAATCCACCTATCGGATATATAGGCTTGTCGATCCCAGTAGCTTTCCAGAATCCCGACCCTGTTACCCTGTTTGGCCTTATGCTGTTCCTGTATTTTCTTCCTCTTCTACAAAAGAAGTACCACTCCTCTGTACCAGTGCTCAGTTTGCTAACTTGTGCACCATAATTAGTTagcaattaataaaaaaatattacataaagGAACTGTGAAATCATACTTGGAAGATCCCAAGGATCATGTTTGTAGATATCAACATGTTTGATAATGTCAATACTAAAGAGTTTCTTCTCCACTTTCCTTCTAAGATAAAACCCCACAAGTTCTTGGTCAGTAGAATGGAATCGAAAACCAGGGAGCAAAACATCTTCATCTTCAGATATCATCTTCTCCAGCACCTCCATTTCTATGCTCCTTACTATTTCTTTTACCACTTTTATATACATTAATGTAACAGGCCTTATATTGTTTTAAGATGTGTGTGACCATGGTTTTCTAGTCAAAGTCAGCCTGTTTGACTGGAAAAATGAGATTGCTTGCTTCATATTTGAAGACTTTATAGGCGATAAAGATTTTGTTGGTTTGTTCTGGAAATTGTTTTGATAGTCTGCTGGAAAATGTTATTGATTTGTTAGTGAGTAGAAGATAAAACTGGAAATTGTTGCATTTGTTTCGATTTTGTTCTTGAATTGTTCTGGCAGTTGTTTTGATAGTCTGCTGGAaattgttcttgatttgttagtcagtagaagatgaaactggaaattcttgcatttgttttgatattgttcttgatttgttctgGAAATTGTTTTGATAGTCTGCTGGAAATTGTTTTTGATTTGTTAGTCAGTAGAATATGAAAATGGAAATCAAATGCTGTAAACGAGTTACTTGCAGGACCACTctgtttataataatttaattttattaaatgtcAACCAAGTTGTGATTGAGTGATAATGTATAAAATGAGAATTTTAAAACTGTGCTGTAACAGGCATATAGATTGGGATAAGAGTATGATATCAAGAGCATGTGTTTTGAACATAAACCATAataatacaaaggaaaaagtCAGCCATTAAAATAAGCAAGTAATTAATTTCATCAAAGAGccaatatatatctatatatatataaatagtcaAAACACATTAAAGTTTCAACTTGAATCCGCAAATCATGCATTCCAATTGTTTTCCgtcattttttcttcttcctttaatTTCATGAAGAATGGAATTGACTTTTTGAAACCTAATTAATTCAACAACTTGGAAATTAAAAATCAAAGATAATTCATTAACAAAATGATAATACAAGGTTATCAATACACTACGAATTCTAACTCTGATTAtctaaaatagaataataaaaatactctATGAATTTTATccttctatatatatttttaaaattcaaacaaaattttaacctttaatttctattaaataagttttaaacatttaatttgaATCGagataaattttcatatttaatttacaaatttatattTAGGGTTAGTATGTAGTATATAAAATACCTTTATAAAACACTTGTCAACCCCTACCTCCGATTGTCCATTAGtagtgtatcaaataattttccTCATATTTGTGCATTGCCAGTGAATGAAATGgtgaatttatatattaaaaaaactctTATTTGGTGGAACTAAATATTACTCCCTAAGCTCTTATCATAAATCAATATTTGatcgaatttatttatttttatttggtggaaCTAAATTATTTTCCATAtccaattcataaataattcacaTAGATTGGGATAAGAGTATGATTTCAAGAGCATGTATTTTGAACATAAACCATAataatacaaaggaaaaagttAGCCATaataattctttattttattattaaaccaaatcctgattctttattttatttgttttaaaattagaaaaccttaattaaactaatcataaataaataaactaatcaatgttcaaactttgaacatgctttattaaactaatcaatgttcaaacttcgAACATGCTTTATTAAACTAATcaatgttaaaactttgaacatgctttaataaactaatcaatatatttatacgaaatgaaatttaaatttaaaatgttataaaagttttaaaactttaatttcattattaaaccaaatcctcattctttattttatttgttttaaaattaggttaccttaattaaactaatcatcaataaataaactaatcaatgttcaaactttgaacatgctttataattttaaattataattagtttagttataatctaacaaataccaaaaattaattttaggtcaattatacatataccaacaattaattttaggtcaattatacatgctttataatttctttattgtttgggtgattgataaagaaatgaaattaaagttgcaacgatatcatttaaTAGATACttttttgcttcgtgtgttctaaatttgtattgtttatttttattttataatgtgtaattgcaacttcaattctttgatagtgtcttctaattttaatatgttgcagtaatggctcgtctgcctttaattgcacaaagtgtgaggcgtaaaagaattggtattgtattgacaatatggttggaaatctgtagaattgcgatttggttcttatttagaatgggtgccagccttagcctacatacttatagaccaaggattaggtcctataccttagatttttatgcaaaacgagattatgtgaaaaggcttgtatatgctagtgacgagacttgtattgaacaagtgaggatgaatagaactgttttttttaaactatgtgagatgttagaatcgttagggggattgaagtcgtcaagaaacatgcttgttgatgagcaagtagcaatgtttttacatatcatctcccatcacctgaaaaatcgagttatcaagcatcactttagaaggtccggagAAACTGTTAACAGAGCATTTCATAgcgttttaaatgct
Coding sequences within it:
- the LOC121222109 gene encoding NAC domain-containing protein 35-like, with amino-acid sequence MEVLEKMISEDEDVLLPGFRFHSTDQELVGFYLRRKVEKKLFSIDIIKHVDIYKHDPWDLPSMISQFLYKRKKIQEQHKAKQGNRVGILESYWDRQAYISDRWISQLHRSEEILGLLQEECRERQ